A DNA window from Gigantopelta aegis isolate Gae_Host chromosome 4, Gae_host_genome, whole genome shotgun sequence contains the following coding sequences:
- the LOC121372040 gene encoding charged multivesicular body protein 2a-like encodes MEWLFGRKKTPEEMLRQNQRALSKAMRDLDRERQKMEQQEKKVIADIKKMAKAGQMDAVKVMAKDLVRTRRYVKKFISMRANIQAVSLKIQTLKANNTMAQAMKGVTKAMATMNKQLKLPQIQKIMMEFEKQAEIMDMKEEMMSDAIDDAMGDEDDEEESDAIVSQVLDELGLQMADDLSNLPVTGQTLASGTKKAQPQAAAAAGVSDADADLEARLENLRRQ; translated from the exons ATGGAATGGTTATTTGGGAGGAAGAAAACTCCAGAAGAGATGCTCAGACAGAATCAAAGAGCACTGAGTAAAGCTATGAGGGATCTCGATAGAGAGCGACAAAAAATGGAACAACAAGAGAAAAAAGTTATAgctgatattaaaaaaatggcAAAAGCAGGACAgatg gatGCTGTAAAAGTTATGGCTAAAGATCTGGTACGAACCCGACGTTATGTGAAGAAGTTCATTTCAATGAGGGCAAACATACAGGCTGTGTCTTTAAAAATTCAGACTCTAAAAGCAAACAACACAATGGCACAAGCCATGAAGGGGGTCACCAAAGCAATGGCCACAATGAACAAACAG ctGAAACTACCtcaaatacaaaaaattatgATGGAGTTTGAGAAACAGGCTGAGATAATGGACATGAAAGAAGAAATGATGAGCGATGCCATTGATGATGCTATGGGGGACGAGGACGATGAAGAGGAGAG tgATGCTATTGTGTCCCAGGTGCTGGATGAATTAGGTCTTCAGATGGCAGATGACCTGTCAA ATCTGCCGGTGACTGGCCAGACTTTAGCAAGTGGAACCAAAAAGGCCCAGCCTCAAGCTGCTGCCGCCGCGGGTGTTAGTGATGCCGACGCTGACTTGGAAGCCAGATTAGAAAATCTGAGGAGACAGTGA